CAGAAAATAGTTGTAAGCTATCTGGATACCCAAAGTTATTGTTGTGTGCCTGAGTCAATGTTGAGGACTTTCAGCTGGCCTTGGATTGAATTGAACAAAGACTTTATATGAGAgccctttctctcttttgtgccCATCAGTTGTGGCATCATAAGCATGGTGGAGTTGGGTTTGGTCACTGTAAAAATTCAAAATTGGTCTGATATTAAGCCAAACACTGAGTAAAACATAATGAGTCTGAGAGATTCCGCGATTTAAAGAGCAACAGGTAATGCACCTCTAGTCTGATTTGTTTACATCGGCTCTAAATCCAAAATTTTACCATATTTTAGTTCTTTGAGGCTGATGCTGCGTCTCAATTTGTGTGCTTATACTTGCATGCGAGAACATGCAAGTATAAGAAGAGAGAAGCTTGaatttaaacacacaaagacagagtgTGACCTAATTCTCTGGCTATCTATCTGCTTATTGGTATATCAATGTCTGTACAATCCCTTTAATCACATTTTCCTATTTATTACTAATGCAATACAACTTGGATTTAGCGATATCACATTGTCTGCACATATTACTGATATCAGCTACTTTTTGATGAAAAGCCAGTTCAGCCAGTTTGCATAAAATCAACCTGGACTAAGCTTGTACACCAGACTGGCAAAACTTGAAATCGACCCGTCTGTACTGTGCTACAAAATAGATTTCATGACACAACTGTATACAATGACACAAATTTGCATCCATTCAAAATATTTCAGCAAACCAGCCAAATAGACCAATCTGCCCAGAGCCAAAAGCACACAAAGTTAGAGGCTAAcctgtaaaaacagtcaaaagcAGCTAAAGTTGGAGCCACGAATAGACTGAGCGAAAGCTTTGAATGACTGAAGAACAACTTTTAGGCACAGGTAGCCTAATGAAGTGTGTCTGTTACATCAATGCTTATTCACTGAAATGCCTGAAATCCATAACTTATAGCAACTCATTATTATAAATAGTAAACTAGCTTTTAATAGGACATAGATTTCTTTGAGCGCTTTTAAATTTGTTATAGCAATAACTTACTTCAAACTTCAGATTTGGTGACATGGCCACAACAGTGTGAACaaaaatggttttaaataaacagaattttaaatgtaagaAAGATATGGACACACATGAGTTCTGTTAAGATATCTTGGCTCCCTGATTTTCAAGTTACCACCCTGTCCTCATGGATTTTATTCACCAAAACTCAACGCTTCCTATTTTTGTTGCTCAGTTAAACATACTGCATATCCTATTTTTCCATGATGGAGAACCACTGATTGTACATTTGCTGTCACTGCTGTTCGATGTAAGGGCTGAAATCACACTGCTAGTTACTGTAGAAACTACAGTGTGTTACTGTGAGAATGTTACATAtaaaatggggggaaaatatGTAGAAAATGGACTATATATctcctgatgctgtgtttattctggtaaatatgaatgtttgtattttatatttgcaaACGTGAGctgaaataaattacaataagaagtttacattgttttgtttttactgtgttgGAAATATTGCTTTCTGTTGCATGTCTTTCAGGGTGATAAGAATCGTGTTGCTTTAAAAGTCTGCCACTGTAATGTGAAACTGGCCCCCATTTGTGTGGATATCTAGTCAGTGTTGATGGCAAAAtgttgcaacaacaaaaaaatcctctgtGCGTGCTTCAATCCCCCAGAAAGATGAGTTTACAGCTGCAAAATCTGTTGTTCCTCTTGCATGAATAAACTACAAACCATTTCAGATAAGatcagaaaagaagaaagacacaaatcaacttttaaatacaaacatttataTTCCTACTTCCTGTTTGAAATACAGATACACAAATATTCATATTAGGTAAAAAATGGGAGTATGTACAGTTGCAGTAGCAAAGGAAACTAACAGTAGCTGTGTCTGTATGACAGACGCTATATGGAGTGATGTTACACTCACAGATGGAAGAACATTTCTGTAGTTAATGCAACATGTTGACCCAATCATATTTAAACACGTTTGTCTTGTTTGAAACAAAACCTTTTATAGTCAGCAAAGCACAAATGACACAAGATGTctgaaaagtaataaaagtgTAAGAGTTTTTTACACAACAGTATactgaaaatgcaataaaatagcCGATGTGGGAGTGATCTCTAATActgaaaacatacagtacagccTGATTGACACCTGATTGGTGTTTTGGGTAAACAGCACTACATAGTGTGAGGTTGAGAGTTGTGGTAATAATATTCTGTAGACTCAGTGTTAGAGCTGAAATACTGAATACTGTTGACTCAGACCTTTGGTACTGTGTAATTACATACAGCGACTGGTAGTTATCCAGTCAGAAATCATTACTGTAACcacttttaattgtttgtttactaGATGGTTGTAGAGTTCACTACAGGCTGTAAGAGTTTCTTAAAAGAGAATTTATTATGGGCTGAAATacgtgccaccagaaactgaattttaattatttttatctgAATTTGAAAGCAATCCGGTGCAGAatcacagagcgcctcttcggccaatcagcacacATCTGTGGATCTGTGCTCGATtactctgcctcaactacccagaTGTTCGtcacagaaaattgaaatttaattttgcgaactgaatttgaattgtgagaactgaatgttcagttccaaactaataaattaaatttcaaattacaattcagattcagtttttcaatgcaatgattcaaattgaacaattcaaattcagttttttaatgcaattattcagcttaagcaattcaaattcagataaaaataattcaaatttcagtttctggtggcacatatttcaaaCTGTGTAACGAATAGGTAAATCAGTTTAGTGCCTTTGACCCAGCTCTGATGATGTTGTTGTAACGGATGCTGACGCTACCATGGGGATTAAATCATGGGATCACCTTCAGGTCTGATGAGCAATTTGAGCAATTTTCTGCAGCATCTCCTCCGACTCCAGCTGCTCCAGAGTCAACAAAGACAGACCCAACTGGTCCTCctgaaaagagacacagaggtTATTAGAGACAGGAACATTTTAGGGAAAGCAACGTATGGGGATCAAAAACTGCCTGGTCAACTGTTTTCAGTGTCTTACTTAATGACACTTTGACCTGCTGAGGACCTTTGACCTGATCATGCTGTTCATGAAAAGGATAAAGTGGGAAGTGAATGCTACATGTTAAAAACAGGCCCTTTATTTGCTTCATGAGTGCCAACTGAGCAAAGCAAGAACAGAACAAGTGTTGTACCAGGGCTACACAGTATGAGGGAAATacacttaagttaaagtaaaataaaataaaaacaggaactTATTTCCACCATTTTAGTGTTGCACGAAATGCAAAATAGTCGTCTTTTTGTCTGAAGGCTCAGATACCCACTGTTTGTTTTCCCTTTCTCCCCGCCGATGTCCACGCTCTGTGCACGCGTGGTGACGTGTACACTTTGATAAAGTTTGTACATGGACATGTTCACAGTGGGTGTTAGTTTTACATGTGAGCAAATAACTGCAGCCGTTGCCATGCATCATCGTTGGCCTGACGATGTTCGGCATTCTTAAAGGCATTAAGTCTTAAGCTGTTTGGTTCCCTGAACTATCAGTGTTATTTGGATACTGGTGACTGCCTGCCTTGTAGTATTTCTACATGCATATGTGATTTAAATGTAGCTTGGACTGTTGTTACATCCCTATATGTGCAGATATTCCTTTGTTTATATTTGAGATGGTTATGGCCTGtaattactttttctttattaagTAGTAAtgggaaatgtatttttcttgttattacaGAACTAACTAAAATGCTAAAGACAGTAATTATGCTGATGATCTTGGAGTGGAAATAAACCGCTGGAGGATTCACAATCATTACACCTCCTCATCTTCTCACTGTGTCCTGACCGACACAACATTTTAGTTACTGCTAAGAAACCTGAAAGAGCTAGCCCTGCTAAATTACCTCCCAAACACTTTTCTAATGTGTTTATTGTGCAAATGACATTGCAATGATGACAAATAAACAATGTTATGCagagcttttttttctaaaccttTTTCATTCTCCCTGTTTATTCAATCTCATTGGCAGATGGTCAAAAACACTGATTACCAGCCAAAGTAATTAATTTAACCctttcataaaaatgtcatgtacAGTACTGTTCATGCTCCAGTTGTTTATTTAAAGGCACAAACAGATTTATCTAGCATACCAAAAGGATCAAGAGGGACAAATGTGAAGCCCAGATTATACTGCTGTGTGGTCGGTGTGTACCTGTTTGAAAGGCTGAGCCATCTGTCGCAGGAAGTGTTTGGAGAGATGGACGGCTTCATCCACTGTGAGGTTCAGACTGCCATCATTGATGTGTTCCTGGATCCAGCGAGGAAGCTTCCCACGTTTGTCTGCTCGGGCGTAACGCTGTGgacaggagaaggagagggggTCATCTTTTTAGTGACGGGAATCTGGTCTCTTTTTAGTGATCCGGATCATTTGTCTCAGTTCACCAAGAAGAGCCGCTCTTcggctcccaaatggctcttctTTTTAtcacttataccttttatatttcagacaaatgtagacaattgcatttaaagttgTAAAATCACTTGTAACTCTCCAACTggcttgaagaaccactctgctacacaaagcagatagaaaatgcagataaaaacataagcataaaaattaaaaaaggataGATATTGacgttttaattttatttatttaaacacacacacctaacaaaacaagtaaagtagtggaaaagtagaaattaaatacagcaatcaagtaaatgtgctttgttaatgccaactactgaaaactggacaaaaaaacaaacaacatgtttttggtatagagtaaaaataataataaataaacaacataataaaaataaatataatacaatgtgcAAAGCAGTAGCATCCAACAGTGACACTCGTAGTCAGCGTCTGCAGCACCCGCAGGTACTGTTCCTAACgagaaaagtgaagaaaaaagaaaaaaaaaagcttgctgACAGACGTGAGTCGGCTCCCATCGTtcacttaacccatttaggcctaaaacggctggaaaaaatgcctgtaaaacctctgggcgattttaaaataagcccctaaaacctgaagtttttctggaaattcaacagaagtgtcaactcttcctactaaataatagatttttcagcctctggagcagatagaaatgaaattcaaaaagtatttaagagcttatacctatatgtggctttcatgagaagttgagtttatctgtccaaaccttcaaaagttttttcaaaaatcaacgcgttgcattgcgacactcccacatgtattctgattcatttcattggccaagagaccgaaaataggtggaaaaaactacaaatactacaaaaccacaTATcagctttcccggctttaatggtagaataacgcaacagcgccccctggttttaatggtagaaatgcggtattgctttcccgccttaaatgggttaaaagatCCGCCTCTTTGGACACTACATCATACTGATCGATACTGAAGGCAACAGTACGGCACACTGCTGCAGTGGAGCTGTGGTGGTGATGGGACCTGCTGCCAATGTGTTCGAGGCATGTTGCTGtatgtgagggtcaaaggacagaatGGAGACTGAGAAGAAAAGTCACACACCTTGTCAGCAAAGATCATGAGTCCGTAGTCGGTCTTCCCTCTGATGGCTCGGCCCACACACTGGGCCGCGTGACGCATGGCATCAAACGTCAGGAAGTCGTTCTCTCTGATCTGAAACTGATCCCGAAGGTACTCCAGACGAGCCTGAAACAGTCAGTAAACAGAAGAAATATTGTCCAACTGTGATTATGGTAAAAGTGACCAGTCCGACTGAGGAAAAGGACaataaatttagaaataagACTGAATACATAAACACCTCGACTGGCTGCTGTAAACACTAGTCTTCAAGACGGCTTCAAgatatttttatctgtttatacagaacaacttgacatTGGACTAATATCAAAGGGGGAAATTCAAAAATCTGGTTTTAAGGTGAgactgtttttttaactgtgctCTGTAAGTTCACTGcacaaaaggtgtgtctaaaaaccagataaaaacactaaatctgagggaaatgatcttgatgcatggacagataatttaccttgacaagatttcttaaattaagattattaatttagaaataagcacgttgaacacttaaaataagaaattaactcttaagacAATATAAttcttatttattctaaataactTCTagatctaaagttttttttatcttgacaagaaacaaataattgtcaggtcactctgcttgggccagttcatcgctgcttgcagctttaatttatcttgttttaagagttaatttattattttaagtgttcaacatgcttatttctagatttaataatcttaatttaagaaatcttgtcaagtgaaattatctgtccatgcagcaagatcattttgaGACATTTGCAGTGTGAAGACACAGGATGTGTCCAAAAAACACTTCCTCCATTACCACAATTTACTTTTTCCATAAAAGACACACAGCGTTTATTCTTTAGTagcaaattcaaatttctgacaCGATTTTTATTCCATTGTGGGAATGTAGGAGTGCACTATTGAAGGAAGCTTCACAGccaatttggaaaataaaaaataaaatgtcagaaaatgactGTAGTGGattttataatgataataataaaagactGAGTGATTTTGGAGATAGTTCTGACCTTTAAGATGCGGCTCTGCGTGTAAACGTACGGCACTCCAAACATGATGACCGCCCGGCCAAAGTGATGCACTGAACACAAAACAGGACACAGTTAGTCGTTATGAAAAATTGGACTCAACATAACAACATATGCCTGACTTTAGGTGAAATATTAACTTTTCTGTTGTAAAATAGTGGAAAAATATGTAGAAAATGGACTATATATCTGCTGATGCTGTGTTTATTCTggtaaatatgaatgtttgtcttttatatttgcaaACGTGAGCtgaaataatttacaataagAAGTTTACATTGCTTTCTGTTGCATGTCTTTCAGGGTTTGATATAGTAGGATAGTGTTGCTTTAAAGTCTGCCACTGTAATGTGAAACTGGCCACCATTTGTGTGGATATTCAGTCAGTGGTGATGGCAAAATgttccaacaaaaaaaatcctgtgtgTGCTTCAATCCCCCAGAAAGCTGAGTTTACAGCTGCAAAATATGTTGTTCTTCTTGCATGAATGAACTACAAACCATTTCAGATAAGatcagaaaagaagaaagacacaaatcaacttttaaatacaaacatttataTTCCTACTTCCTGTTTGAAATCCGCTATATGGAGCGATGTTACGTTATTATGTTATAACCATAAAGTTGCATACCAAAATCTATTCCTTCAGAGACCTTTCCCCGGGCCACAGACAGCAGGATGGCTCCTCTGCCGTTCTCACACGCCTGAAGAGCAgagaatattgtttattttatctcaCAGCTACAGATATGTGGGACATATTAAATATTACTACGACAGGACACATCTCTCTGACCTCCTGGTATTTCTCCAGCGCCATGCTCGTCTCTGCAGCATCCGGAGTCTCGATGAAGATCAGCTTGTTCCTCTGGATATTCTCCAGGATTCCCTGCAGACAAAcatgtacaagaacacacataaaggaaaatgttttcccttccaaatacagagaaataatgatctATTCTgctttaacaataaaataatctaCTGGACTACGGTGATCTGCTTTTAATGAATGCAAGTAATCAGAGCCTGAAGAAGCTGGACTGTGTTTATCATGTCACCACACACTGACCTGTTCATACCAAGACGCCACTATGTTCTCCATGTAGACGTAGCTGGTGAAAAACGCCACGATGCCGTCTGGAACCACCGCAGACATCTCTAGAAGTAGGTTGCCATAATTACGAATCacagctgaaaaaaagagaaagaaaagaaatgaatgGTATTATACTTGAAAACAATAATATGTATAATAGATATTTTACTCTGACAGACACATTTAGACTCACCAAAGTCTTCTCTGGTCTCAAACTTGGAGCTCAGGGCCACCTGATCGTTTCCCCTGCCAACAATCTGTGAAAGACAAAGCAGCGTCTTTTCTTATCGTCTAATTGTGGTTAGTGGAGTTTGCCAATAGATTCGATGGCCAGGAGGCCATGTGAGGGGGGGGGTTAACTCACAACACAGCAGTGAAATGTGGCATGGACGACTCAGGACTtaaagggtgtttccactacagcccaatacctagaatgaggcgggtctcactctccgaaacacccctaatttgaatatgagccgtcttttgtcgggacttttgtgtccctgtagaagagcagggccacaTTTCTCCcttgaaaaaagcctggttactgattggatagaacgctaagcgcCATCTGTAAAATTCAgggaagcagtgttgccaacttagcgactttgttgctatatttagcgacttttcagaccccctagccacaaatccagcgactttttctggtgttattgtagatttttggagactcgttcttactcttaagagtaagaatgagtcgaagcggcacagtcctcctgcagcagtctctcccaactgcagagccggaggggatgttaaccccttagcacagttagtgatgccggttcattcagatcactatgtttatgatcagcggagatgctgtgcataattatccatgctgctttgtttatgatcagctgctgacgttgtgcacagttagtgaagGCAGCCACTAACTAGCCATTATATTTGAgattagaatttaatttaaagatttGAACAATAATTTTGAGAATGGTTCAACATGTCTTACGAAATCTAAAGCTTTCTGCTAAAAGTAGAGTTCAAGTTACGTTAATAAACATGTAGAAGAGTGTGAACATttgatttgaaatatttaaaccggaaaaaaaagctatttaatAGCATGTCTCCTCAGTTTAAACATTGCCACTGCCATGTAAAATGGCCTCAGTGTTACAACCCCGGACCATTCCTTCAATTGGTGATATACGATCAAGCAGAAGCCGTCCTGCATCATTTATTTTGCAATGCACCAGAGTAAGTGTGTattttctgagtgtgtgtgtgttagtgtagtTACACACCAGAGGACAGAGGCAGGTTCGGGCCAGCGTCATGGTGAAGGACGCCATGGTAACAGGACGGAAGTCGAGGATTCTGGGATAAATGTCCAGTGGAGAGAGAGTCTGAAGCAGAGGAGAGTCAATATGAGAACAGGAACTCATTTATCAGTTGACATCTACAGTCATTGAACACAGACTTTTATAAAATGAAAGAAGGAATAGATTTAATATTTAGAAAGCCATAATTTGCTGTAACAGTACAATGGCATCTACATACACAGCCTGGGTTGCAAAtggccaatatatatatatatatatatatatatatatatatatatatatatatatatatatataatctgaattgtaatttgaaattgaatgtattagtttggaactgaacattcagttctcacaattcaacaacaatacaaattcaaattatgtgattcaaattcagtttttttatgcaattattcaaggtaagcaattcaaattcaaatataaataattcaaattcagtttctggtggctcatatttcagcccatagtaATGACTGTAAACTGATCTTACCCCGGAGGTGATAATGACCGACTGAAATCTCTGAAAAACAGGTTTGATGGCGATAGAAGGGTCCATGCAGCTGAGAGAGGAGCAGAATCACAAGAGTCATGTTAACCTTTCACTGTTAACATCACACAGGTTCAGTCCTGCATCACTTCACATTTAATCTCAATTTATCTTAGATCCAACAAAAACATCTAATAGTTAGGTCAAATTTATTTACACTCATTAGTCACTTTTATGGTTGGTACAGctttttaacagtaaaattcAAGCAACACTTTGAGAGTCTGGAAAGCATTTATTGTCACATCTAAACTGTTACTATGAGTGcagttgtggaaaaaataaagtttgcatAATTCCTTTCTACCCACAGCAATCAATATAAAAGTAACcttttattttaccagctgATCATATTAACTTCAATTTCATATTTCAATCAGGATTATTTGATGCTCTTGTCAGTCAGTCTAGCTACAGCAGGGGTCGGCGAGCTtcactaacaaaagagccattgttggccaaaaaaagagaaaaattgtcggaatggagccgcaaaccttattttgagcgtCACAATGTAGATAAAACAacctactcagtctaaattagcctaccaacactactaataggccataatgagcatttattaatttgattttgtaagaaatatctcaggagatttggaatcacGAGCTCACCtagctagaaaaactcaaaattagACTTGAAGTTTATAGAAATtgaaatttagaggttaaggcgcCGGGCCGTAGACTTTCGTAAGTTTCAAAAGCTCTgttgcacattttaattgactttttaatgccatatatTAGCTGCTGGTGTGAAATGCTGGGAGACAACCAACAAATATGACGACGTGGTTGTTCCATTtcataaatttaaatattttttgtttacatgaatggttgtctagatcaaaaatcaagcatttaaaaaaaaaaatagtatctTCAAATGCAGGAATATTCTTTaggcattttccaaactttcttTGGATGAACGAGTTTAAAGTCAACTGCTCGTTAATGGTTCAGTTAAGGCAAatgtctaatcagccaatcacgtGGCAGAATCTCTGTGCCTTCAGGCATGTTGacacatgttgttttttattttaatacaagATTGTCTTTATCCTTATGTCATTATTCTCCTTGTGATTAACTTAAATTGAGTTCTCTGTCAAagccatttaatttttttattttattttatttttttttaagatatttttttgggcattttgtagctttattgataggagagatattgagagtgaaagggggagacagaggagaagacaTGCGGggaagggctccgagccggattcgaacccgcaccgcccgcttacgaggactgggcctctgtggtatgcgctctaccaggtgtgccaccgggaacgccccgataaagttattattattattattattattattaattgatGATCTTTCCCACCTGAAGTGCAGCACGGGGTTGGCGATGGTTGGAGTTCTGTCTTCAAAGGGTTCAATGATTATTGTAAAACCTTCAGACAGAAAGAGTGAAAATGCTTtaagacattaaaataataaaataacaccCAAAAGAATTTCAAAACATACCAAACAAagttttactaaaaaaacatcaacaaaacaaaataaatacatttgaattcTACCACACATCTTAATGTAGCTAGTGTCTGTAACAGTCATGTATTAGTTAACAGTATCTGGTTTCAGTAATTAAAGGTGATGTTTGGTACCTTGGCTGTATGTGCTGACCAGCGTAGCAAAGTTAGAGATGAGAGTAACAGCTGAGAAGTCGGCGATGTCGGCGATCTCCAGAGTTCTTAGCAGCGACTGTAACCGCTCTGCACAAAACCTTGATAGACACAGAGAAGAGGACTCAAatttagggaaagaaaattGAAGAAGTCTCTGAAGAAATGAGGGAACAAGTGGGCAAAGAAGTGGTTAAACTGAGGAAGAGACTGAAAaagtgaaagaagaagaaagtgag
This is a stretch of genomic DNA from Centropristis striata isolate RG_2023a ecotype Rhode Island chromosome 4, C.striata_1.0, whole genome shotgun sequence. It encodes these proteins:
- the ercc2 gene encoding general transcription and DNA repair factor IIH helicase subunit XPD, which produces MKLNIDGLLVYFPYDYIYPEQYSYMLELKRTLDAKGHGVLEMPSGTGKTISLLSLIVAYQKAFPLEVTKLIYCSRTVPEIEKVVEELRKLMEFYSKQTGESNNFLALALSSRKNLCIHPEVSALRFGKEVDGKCHSLTASYIRAQRHADPDQPVCRFYEEFDSVGRQVPLPAGIYNLDDLKDFGRRKGWCPYYLARYSILHANIVVYSYHYLLDPKIADLVSKELAKKSVVVFDEAHNIDNVCIDSMSVNITRRTLDRCQTNVDTLQNTIQNIKETDAVKLKQEYRRLVEGLKEANVARETDVYLANPVLPDEILQEAVPGTIRTAEHFVGFLRRFLEYLKSRLRVHHVVQESTPQFLKDIFDKVCIDRKPLRFCAERLQSLLRTLEIADIADFSAVTLISNFATLVSTYSQGFTIIIEPFEDRTPTIANPVLHFSCMDPSIAIKPVFQRFQSVIITSGTLSPLDIYPRILDFRPVTMASFTMTLARTCLCPLIVGRGNDQVALSSKFETREDFAVIRNYGNLLLEMSAVVPDGIVAFFTSYVYMENIVASWYEQGILENIQRNKLIFIETPDAAETSMALEKYQEACENGRGAILLSVARGKVSEGIDFVHHFGRAVIMFGVPYVYTQSRILKARLEYLRDQFQIRENDFLTFDAMRHAAQCVGRAIRGKTDYGLMIFADKRYARADKRGKLPRWIQEHINDGSLNLTVDEAVHLSKHFLRQMAQPFKQEDQLGLSLLTLEQLESEEMLQKIAQIAHQT